In the Deltaproteobacteria bacterium genome, one interval contains:
- a CDS encoding FHA domain-containing protein: protein MEPARTISRTDERTPPTAAGQPHLFLTLRCDRPVEPGARFCLDDADVVTIGRADSLSIERREEDRVTVLRIGIPDPRMSSAHARLQSVLGSWVVEDAGSKNGTWLNGKQVKSATLADGAVLELGHSFLLYRQALPASNPELLDARELRPAAPGLATLSPVLGAQLERLVLMARSGVPILIRGETGTGKEVIASAIHHVSGRPGPFLAVNCGALPATLVESELFGYRKGAFSGATEDRPGLVRSSEKGTLLLDEIGDLPFPAQAALLRVLQEGEVLAVGATHPVKVDLRVIASTHRDLDALVDEERFRSDLLARLSGFTLSLPPLRERREDFGLLIAALLRKLAGEAADGVTFSPEAARALLLHTWPLNVRELEKCLSGAIVLSREGRIELEHLPSSLQSREPQAGTTPPPSKQDKDRSRHENLVALLRQHGGNVTAVARAMGKGRTQVQRWLRRLGIDPLSFRC from the coding sequence ATGGAACCGGCGCGAACGATCAGCCGCACCGACGAACGGACGCCGCCAACGGCCGCCGGGCAGCCGCACCTGTTCCTGACGCTCCGCTGCGACCGTCCCGTTGAGCCCGGCGCACGCTTCTGTCTTGACGATGCAGACGTGGTGACGATCGGGCGCGCCGATTCCCTGTCGATCGAGCGCCGTGAAGAGGACCGCGTGACCGTCCTGCGAATCGGAATTCCCGATCCGCGCATGTCCTCGGCGCACGCGCGCCTGCAGAGCGTCCTGGGGAGCTGGGTGGTCGAGGATGCGGGATCCAAGAACGGCACCTGGCTGAACGGAAAGCAGGTCAAAAGCGCGACGCTCGCGGACGGCGCCGTACTCGAGCTCGGCCACAGCTTCTTGCTCTACCGCCAGGCGCTTCCGGCCAGCAACCCCGAGCTTCTCGATGCGCGCGAGCTGCGTCCTGCGGCACCGGGGCTTGCGACGCTGTCGCCGGTGCTCGGCGCGCAGCTGGAGCGCCTCGTGCTCATGGCGCGCTCGGGCGTGCCGATCCTGATCCGGGGGGAGACGGGCACCGGGAAAGAAGTGATCGCGTCCGCCATCCACCACGTCTCCGGCCGCCCGGGCCCCTTCCTCGCCGTCAATTGCGGCGCGCTGCCAGCGACCCTCGTCGAGTCCGAGCTGTTCGGGTATCGCAAAGGCGCCTTCTCGGGTGCGACGGAGGATCGGCCCGGCCTGGTGCGCAGCAGCGAGAAGGGGACGCTGCTGCTCGACGAAATCGGCGACCTGCCGTTCCCCGCGCAGGCAGCGCTTCTGCGCGTCCTCCAGGAAGGGGAGGTGCTTGCAGTCGGCGCCACGCATCCGGTCAAGGTCGACCTCCGCGTGATTGCTTCCACCCACCGCGACCTGGACGCGCTGGTCGACGAGGAGCGCTTCCGATCCGATCTGCTCGCCCGCCTCTCCGGTTTCACTCTCTCGCTGCCGCCGTTGCGGGAGCGGCGCGAAGACTTCGGGCTCCTCATCGCTGCTCTCCTGCGCAAGCTGGCCGGCGAAGCGGCGGATGGCGTGACGTTCTCCCCCGAGGCGGCGCGCGCCTTGCTGCTGCACACGTGGCCCTTGAACGTGCGCGAGCTGGAGAAATGCCTGTCCGGTGCCATCGTGCTTTCGCGAGAAGGCCGCATCGAGCTCGAGCATCTCCCGTCCAGCCTCCAGAGTCGGGAGCCTCAGGCGGGCACAACGCCGCCGCCGTCCAAACAGGATAAAGACCGCAGCCGGCATGAGAATCTGGTCGCGCTACTGCGGCAACACGGCGGCAACGTCACTGCGGTCGCGCGCGCGATGGGCAAGGGGCGCACGCAGGTCCAGCGCTGGCTCCGCCGGCTGGGCATCGATCCGCTCTCGTTCCGCTGCTGA
- a CDS encoding lysophospholipase gives MKIRSFAVDVLAAIAAVGCWSCGGTDSSSDGTKQIASAQIAHGNPKGECSPIGVKRKDYLLHVVSTLPRSMGERAELDIHRVSPVYEHGWCSHPNGGAAHAVILVAGATTESVTTFDLQYPKAPEVVHPQTDEERGRNDKAYEYSLMESLARAGVETFAVNLLGYGLSSRFELDDPCSTSQAEQLRLLVPNPLSAACPSPPAPFHFTNTNAAGDQLAVVVNHVLEEVDVEKVSFFSWSRGGNVVGAYASTHASKVERLIFLASEFESAGNPQSFALLVADRTQAFTPWSGQLSSDPKVCPGERDPAILDAIWTSARMRDPLGSSWGSSDALTGGVRRAPTWDLLNWNPTTTAKVQVPTLVMSGLRDNQNPTAKQEKIYNNLGSSSKVLIKIDCASHNALWEGSASSSGWKGPHATLHDAAVQWITAGTFQTATKGTFWVSSAGAITGPF, from the coding sequence ATGAAGATCAGATCATTCGCAGTCGATGTTCTTGCCGCGATCGCCGCCGTCGGCTGCTGGAGCTGCGGCGGTACAGACTCGTCCTCGGACGGCACCAAGCAGATCGCGTCAGCCCAGATCGCGCATGGCAACCCAAAAGGAGAATGCTCGCCGATCGGCGTCAAGCGGAAGGATTACTTGCTGCACGTCGTGTCCACCCTGCCGCGCTCCATGGGTGAGCGGGCCGAGCTCGACATCCATCGCGTCTCGCCCGTCTACGAGCATGGATGGTGCAGCCATCCCAATGGCGGCGCGGCCCACGCGGTGATCCTCGTCGCCGGCGCCACGACCGAAAGCGTCACCACCTTCGACCTCCAGTACCCCAAGGCTCCCGAGGTCGTGCATCCCCAGACCGACGAGGAGCGGGGCCGCAATGACAAGGCTTACGAATACAGCCTGATGGAGAGCCTGGCCCGCGCCGGCGTCGAGACGTTCGCCGTCAACCTGTTGGGCTACGGGTTGTCGTCCCGCTTCGAGTTGGACGATCCCTGCAGCACCAGTCAGGCCGAGCAGCTGAGACTTCTCGTGCCGAACCCACTGAGCGCGGCTTGCCCCAGTCCCCCGGCTCCGTTCCATTTCACCAATACGAATGCAGCCGGAGACCAGCTCGCCGTGGTCGTCAACCATGTCCTCGAGGAAGTGGACGTCGAAAAGGTTTCCTTCTTCTCCTGGTCGCGCGGTGGCAACGTCGTTGGTGCCTACGCGAGCACGCATGCCTCGAAGGTGGAAAGGTTGATCTTCCTTGCATCAGAGTTCGAGAGCGCAGGGAACCCGCAGTCGTTTGCGCTCCTCGTCGCGGATCGGACGCAAGCGTTCACTCCCTGGAGCGGCCAGCTTTCCAGCGACCCCAAGGTGTGCCCCGGGGAGCGGGACCCGGCGATTCTCGATGCGATCTGGACCTCGGCGCGAATGCGCGATCCTCTCGGCAGCAGTTGGGGTTCATCCGATGCGCTGACCGGCGGCGTGCGGCGCGCTCCAACCTGGGACTTGCTGAACTGGAACCCCACCACCACTGCGAAGGTCCAAGTGCCGACGCTGGTCATGTCCGGCCTGCGGGACAACCAGAATCCGACCGCGAAACAAGAGAAGATCTACAACAATCTCGGAAGCTCCAGCAAAGTGCTCATCAAGATCGACTGTGCGTCGCACAACGCGCTCTGGGAAGGATCGGCATCATCGTCGGGCTGGAAAGGGCCGCACGCCACCCTGCACGACGCAGCAGTTCAGTGGATCACCGCCGGGACCTTCCAGACAGCGACCAAGGGAACGTTCTGGGTCAGTTCCGCGGGAGCGATCACCGGCCCATTCTGA